A portion of the Acidobacteriaceae bacterium genome contains these proteins:
- a CDS encoding carboxypeptidase-like regulatory domain-containing protein: MSRFIRFFLLFIFVSVPLLAQQTGSIVGVVADASGAAVPGANVTLVNTSTDLHRIVTTNSVGQYTAASLPAGSYIITVEKAGFQKLDRSDLTLSSASTLNVDLKLVVGSATETVNVSEAASLLQTQSGVVSSLVDSKQMVALPLATRNFTDLVLLTPGAHTGSALNLAEGASAYSIRGGANYSVNGAIAAANSYLIDGIYDRNQWLNTLVLVPIVDSIQEYRVMTSNFNAEFGEAAGAITTVTTKSGSNRFHGSAWEFLRNNVMNANSYFAKQSNIARAAYHRNVFGGTFGGPIVSDKTFFFVDYQGIRQSVPNTYTSTLPTDVQRNMVRTGNFSALGTQLYNPFSTTTTGGVTTRAAYASNIITSSLDPAAINLINSLPANTTSSATNNYTITPATTLKDNQFDVRIDQNFHNGDRIFGKYSFDQTEQIAPGTVRTLASAAASIGPYVATGGNGTDTPVRTQSATLGYSHIFTPKTLLEAHAAIVRWRAEVTPLGQPYAAATAIGIPGINYNSLAGGLPGFTILGLSTLGDSSSYPENSFITTFQYDGDVIHTSGRHTVKAGILFLRHRFNGFSAFPVRGTYDFNGQFTRQIGTTGAASALADFALGATDAASRNILTGEFGMRTFQLAPYIQDTWRVSDRLTLEYGARYEISAPPYEVHNHWANFDLASGTMKVAGLNGNSRRLRNFDFNTFSPRVGLSYSLDKNKKTVIRSGFGISYVDTLAGGAQLYKNLPYYFAQTITTSSTAAPVTLLSNGFTTPVQPDPTNTAAISTGSPTAWDVNTRQTGVIQYSLGVQRELRSDIYADVAYVGTRSEHLLINSLNINQSRPGAATNVNTLRPYYSINPNLVNVGYRTAGGDANYNSLQVHLEKRTSRGLNFGASYTYAKYLSDVGNPNGSGNSDIQDAQCLRCNYGPTPDDYRHTLVINEVYELPFGRGRQFLSHGPLSYIVGPWNLSSIWSLHSGSPFTVFYGSNVSNSSGGGTQRPNRIASGKLSTGKTLTHYFDTSAFVAPAAYTFGNSGTGILTGPGYFDVDMTVERRFIISDRFSADLRGEAFNTLNRANFANPAATIGTATAGVISSTSSPRVLQVALKLEF, translated from the coding sequence TTGTCGCGTTTTATTCGTTTCTTCCTGCTTTTCATCTTCGTTTCTGTGCCTCTACTGGCGCAGCAAACTGGATCAATCGTCGGCGTCGTTGCTGACGCTTCAGGTGCTGCAGTTCCCGGCGCGAATGTCACGTTGGTCAATACCTCGACGGATCTGCACCGTATCGTGACGACAAACTCTGTAGGTCAATACACTGCGGCTTCACTGCCTGCTGGTTCGTACATCATCACGGTAGAGAAAGCTGGCTTCCAGAAGCTTGACCGCAGTGATCTCACGCTCTCCAGCGCATCCACGCTGAATGTTGACCTCAAGCTCGTTGTAGGTAGCGCCACAGAAACGGTCAATGTATCTGAGGCTGCATCGTTGCTGCAGACGCAGAGCGGTGTTGTTTCATCGCTTGTTGATTCGAAGCAGATGGTAGCGCTTCCTCTAGCCACGCGCAACTTTACGGACCTTGTACTGCTGACGCCCGGTGCACATACTGGCTCGGCTTTAAACCTCGCTGAGGGGGCAAGCGCATACTCCATTCGTGGTGGCGCAAACTACAGCGTTAACGGTGCGATTGCGGCGGCGAACTCCTACTTGATCGACGGTATCTACGACCGCAACCAGTGGTTGAACACGCTTGTGCTTGTGCCCATCGTGGACTCGATTCAGGAGTATCGCGTGATGACCAGCAACTTCAATGCAGAATTCGGTGAAGCTGCAGGCGCGATCACAACGGTCACCACAAAGTCTGGTAGCAATCGCTTCCACGGCAGCGCATGGGAGTTTCTGCGCAATAACGTGATGAATGCAAATAGCTACTTTGCGAAGCAGAGCAACATTGCTCGCGCGGCGTATCACCGTAACGTTTTCGGCGGAACTTTCGGTGGCCCCATCGTTTCGGACAAGACATTTTTCTTTGTGGACTATCAGGGAATTCGTCAGTCCGTGCCGAATACTTATACGTCGACACTGCCGACGGACGTTCAACGCAACATGGTGCGTACAGGTAACTTTTCCGCGCTAGGTACGCAGCTCTATAACCCGTTCTCAACGACGACTACAGGCGGCGTGACAACGCGTGCGGCCTATGCGAGCAATATCATCACGAGTTCCTTGGACCCTGCAGCCATCAACCTCATCAACAGCCTGCCTGCGAATACGACGAGCAGCGCGACGAACAACTACACCATCACACCCGCAACGACGTTGAAGGATAATCAGTTTGATGTGCGCATCGATCAGAACTTCCACAATGGCGATCGCATCTTCGGCAAGTACTCTTTTGACCAGACGGAGCAGATAGCGCCCGGCACTGTGCGCACCCTTGCAAGTGCTGCCGCGAGCATTGGTCCGTATGTCGCCACAGGCGGCAACGGTACCGATACTCCGGTTCGCACGCAATCGGCTACGCTTGGTTACTCCCACATCTTCACGCCGAAGACACTGCTCGAGGCTCATGCTGCGATCGTGCGTTGGCGCGCAGAGGTCACTCCGCTTGGCCAACCGTATGCTGCCGCAACAGCGATCGGGATTCCGGGCATTAACTACAACTCGCTCGCGGGCGGGTTGCCCGGCTTCACGATCTTAGGGCTCTCGACGCTGGGCGATAGCTCCTCGTATCCGGAGAACAGCTTCATCACAACCTTCCAGTACGACGGCGATGTGATCCACACCTCGGGGCGCCATACGGTGAAGGCTGGCATACTCTTCCTTCGTCATCGCTTCAACGGCTTCTCGGCGTTCCCGGTGCGCGGCACATATGACTTCAATGGTCAGTTCACACGCCAGATCGGTACAACGGGTGCGGCTTCGGCACTGGCGGACTTTGCGCTCGGCGCAACGGACGCAGCCAGTCGGAACATTCTCACTGGCGAGTTTGGCATGCGAACCTTCCAGCTTGCCCCGTACATTCAGGACACATGGCGCGTTTCTGACCGCCTCACATTGGAGTATGGAGCTCGCTACGAGATCAGTGCGCCTCCGTATGAGGTTCACAACCACTGGGCAAACTTCGATCTGGCATCAGGCACGATGAAGGTTGCCGGGCTCAATGGCAACAGTCGCCGTCTGCGCAACTTTGATTTCAATACGTTCTCGCCGCGCGTTGGTCTCTCGTACAGCCTCGATAAGAATAAGAAGACCGTGATTCGTTCTGGCTTCGGAATTTCCTACGTTGATACGCTTGCCGGTGGTGCTCAGCTTTATAAGAACCTGCCGTATTACTTTGCGCAGACCATCACGACAAGCTCCACGGCCGCGCCGGTCACGTTATTGAGTAACGGCTTCACGACCCCGGTTCAGCCGGATCCGACCAACACCGCTGCGATCTCAACCGGTAGCCCGACTGCGTGGGATGTGAACACGCGCCAGACCGGCGTCATCCAGTACAGCCTTGGCGTGCAGCGTGAGTTGCGTTCGGATATCTATGCTGATGTGGCATATGTGGGCACTCGTTCAGAGCACTTGCTCATCAATAGCCTCAACATCAATCAGTCACGCCCTGGCGCTGCGACGAACGTGAACACGCTGCGTCCGTACTACAGCATCAATCCGAATCTAGTGAACGTGGGCTATCGTACTGCCGGTGGCGACGCGAACTACAACAGCCTGCAGGTTCACCTTGAGAAGCGTACTTCGCGTGGTCTGAACTTCGGCGCTTCGTACACCTACGCAAAGTATCTCTCGGACGTGGGTAACCCGAATGGCAGCGGTAACTCTGACATTCAGGATGCACAGTGCCTGCGTTGCAACTATGGCCCGACGCCGGATGATTATCGTCACACCCTTGTGATCAACGAGGTTTACGAACTGCCCTTCGGCCGCGGTCGTCAGTTCCTTTCGCATGGTCCGCTGTCGTACATTGTTGGACCGTGGAATCTCAGCAGCATCTGGTCGCTACACTCTGGCTCGCCGTTCACGGTCTTCTACGGTAGCAATGTATCGAACTCGTCAGGCGGCGGCACGCAGCGCCCGAACCGCATTGCCTCGGGCAAGCTAAGCACCGGCAAGACTCTGACGCATTACTTCGATACAAGCGCCTTTGTGGCTCCTGCAGCGTACACCTTCGGAAACTCCGGCACGGGCATCCTCACTGGCCCCGGATATTTCGATGTAGACATGACGGTCGAGCGTCGCTTCATCATCTCCGATCGCTTCAGCGCAGATCTTCGCGGCGAAGCTTTCAATACCCTCAATCGTGCCAACTTTGCGAACCCTGCGGCCACGATCGGTACGGCTACTGCCGGCGTGATCAGTTCAACATCTTCGCCACGCGTGCTGCAGGTGGCGCTGAAGCTCGAGTTTTAA
- a CDS encoding sulfatase-like hydrolase/transferase, whose product MDRRDLLKASILAAITTSFPQLDWASAEKRPNVLLLMSDQHKRSCMGAYGDNVAKTPHLDALAERSVRFTDVYCTNPVCTPSRASILTGLYSHHHEAQDNAHGFSSNHKTMAHHFGAAGYTTALIGKMHWVDAQTHGFDYRLEFNDWLQYLGPKVKLYADELAIPNSGSGLPEIDSLWKDEGDPWKGVREKDDREGFVHNGRVSKIPEQDQFDSFVARESVRFLHQHREEGGPFFLITSFLKPHDPFMPAQRFADMFRPEDMHLPASWGKADLSTLPREVVKGIQYNNPTPEVRDPEQAKRHIAFYYANLAQMDDALGQVMQALKDTGHDRDTIICYTSDHGEMLGDLGLWQKFEFYEGSCGVPLLIHVPGGDAGVAHVPLSQVSLSATLTSLAGVKLVQPNDGVSFATLVKKPESTFEAGPVFAEYELGKPRAKYMVREGYMKYIYRLNDRDELYDLKADPMELRNLAVDPRCRPAADRLKAVLFAWHNPSL is encoded by the coding sequence ATGGACAGACGCGACCTTCTGAAGGCAAGTATTCTTGCCGCGATTACAACTTCCTTCCCACAGCTGGATTGGGCAAGCGCTGAAAAGCGCCCTAACGTTTTGCTGCTGATGTCCGATCAGCACAAGCGTAGTTGCATGGGCGCCTATGGCGACAACGTCGCGAAGACGCCGCACCTTGATGCGTTGGCTGAACGAAGTGTGCGCTTCACGGACGTTTACTGCACGAATCCCGTCTGCACACCGTCGCGTGCCTCGATTCTGACAGGCCTCTACAGTCATCATCACGAGGCGCAGGACAACGCTCATGGTTTTTCGTCGAATCATAAGACCATGGCGCACCACTTTGGAGCTGCGGGATACACGACAGCTCTCATCGGCAAGATGCACTGGGTTGATGCGCAGACACATGGTTTCGACTATCGCCTTGAGTTCAATGACTGGTTGCAATACTTAGGGCCGAAGGTGAAGCTCTATGCCGATGAGTTGGCGATTCCGAACTCGGGATCAGGCTTGCCTGAGATTGATTCTCTCTGGAAGGACGAAGGCGATCCTTGGAAGGGTGTTCGCGAGAAGGATGATCGTGAAGGCTTCGTGCACAACGGGCGTGTCTCCAAGATTCCAGAGCAGGATCAGTTCGACTCGTTTGTGGCGCGCGAATCTGTTCGCTTCTTGCATCAGCATCGTGAGGAGGGCGGCCCGTTCTTCCTCATTACATCCTTCCTCAAGCCGCACGATCCCTTCATGCCCGCGCAGCGTTTTGCAGATATGTTCAGGCCTGAAGACATGCACCTGCCCGCGAGCTGGGGCAAGGCTGATTTGAGTACGCTTCCGCGCGAGGTGGTGAAGGGGATTCAGTACAACAACCCAACGCCCGAGGTGCGAGATCCTGAGCAGGCGAAGAGGCATATCGCGTTCTACTACGCGAACCTCGCTCAGATGGACGATGCGCTTGGCCAGGTGATGCAAGCGCTGAAGGACACAGGTCACGACCGCGATACGATCATCTGCTACACCTCAGATCACGGTGAGATGCTTGGTGACCTCGGCCTGTGGCAGAAATTCGAATTCTATGAAGGATCCTGCGGTGTTCCGTTGCTCATCCATGTTCCGGGTGGCGATGCTGGGGTAGCGCATGTGCCACTCAGCCAGGTATCACTCTCCGCAACGCTAACGTCCCTCGCTGGCGTGAAGCTGGTGCAGCCAAATGACGGTGTGAGCTTTGCCACCTTGGTAAAAAAGCCTGAGAGCACGTTCGAGGCTGGGCCGGTCTTTGCGGAGTATGAACTCGGTAAGCCACGCGCAAAATACATGGTGCGCGAAGGCTACATGAAGTACATCTATCGATTGAATGATCGCGATGAACTCTACGACTTGAAGGCGGACCCGATGGAGTTGCGGAACCTCGCGGTGGATCCGCGATGTCGTCCAGCGGCCGATCGCTTGAAGGCTGTGCTGTTTGCTTGGCATAACCCTTCGCTGTAA
- a CDS encoding TonB-dependent receptor, with the protein MIADEQNAVVANAKVTIKQVETGAVQTSQSKPDGHYVFPLLVPGHYDVKVEHDGFETKITRGVIVLTGNASVADIVLHAGAVNQTIDVSAETPLVQTESSTISKVIENETVVDMPLLDRRASQLQRLSGFVVGSNSGSSATFSIAGGRGGNANYLIDGGTAQNLLQGVPTLSFDPPIEALQEFNLALSNYEAELGRSGGGVLQMTTRSGTNHFHGSAYEYIRNDAIQATPYFATTKPRLRYNLFGASFSGPIIRDRTHFFFTYEGRRSTKSTTVTANVPTAAERAGDFSAFSTVVTNPYTGLQAVGDDGTLNKLPSSVLDPVGVKLAAFFPNPNVSGAAANTNNYRVNDPTTAIVNAYTGRIDHIIGPNDRLYGHFLAQVDTSNTTAIFPTPGTDSYGNRSDNYYYNELATWIHNFSPSVINELRVTFTQRKALAYSLGANTALADQVGLKGTDASFFPTVTLSGLATLGYSQQERLQVPILSDEYTDHVTFVRGKHQFKAGVEWRTSKNSDVYRPSAGGAFGFTNLGVSSSTALGSLANLLMGRVNSGTLNDTLRLNTTAYGWAAFFQDDWRITPRLVLNLGVRYDVDTPRWEDQNRQNSFDPTTLNPVSGTPGVITFSGRNGLTRYAHQWDLNNVGPRLGFSYKVDDNTVVRGGGAILYPGEYDQATPIVAYTGFSKSISLTSTDTVSGTPAFLLKNNATDGTGKASVPTDLQLNSSFGAVTVGSQPTQAPDYFNRNRITGYIYQSNLNVQRQITPTLLVEVGYLGSFGHHLSATSSINTNQVAPDKMVLLATTSNKQTLRPFPQFNNVSILAKDYGASSYNGLNIGIQRRAKSGLQFGANYTWSKYIDNVDARSNVGQTSGTITDYYHPAAWRGLSANDVRNRLIANALYNLPFGRGKLVNVNSRWLDEVVGGWTLGGIFEIHSGSPLEVYDATNNTGTYSGAVRPNLTSDPNAVAASRSRNDKISKWFNTAAFTANANYTFGNAPRSFGSGPGTTLLDASLLKEFALVKSTKLQFRAEALNVLNHANLANPNTTFGNSAFGTISALQAGDNQSRVLQFALHLAF; encoded by the coding sequence GTGATCGCGGACGAACAAAACGCTGTTGTCGCCAACGCGAAGGTTACTATCAAGCAGGTTGAAACCGGCGCGGTGCAAACATCGCAGTCAAAGCCGGATGGCCACTACGTCTTTCCGCTTCTTGTTCCCGGCCATTATGACGTGAAGGTGGAACATGATGGATTTGAGACGAAGATTACGCGCGGAGTGATTGTTCTCACGGGCAACGCGTCGGTGGCGGATATCGTTCTGCATGCAGGCGCTGTGAACCAGACGATTGATGTGTCTGCTGAGACTCCGCTCGTGCAAACCGAGAGCTCAACCATTAGCAAGGTCATCGAGAACGAGACCGTCGTGGATATGCCGCTGTTGGATAGGCGAGCATCGCAACTGCAACGCTTGAGCGGATTCGTCGTTGGTAGCAACAGTGGTAGTAGCGCAACGTTCTCCATTGCTGGCGGTCGCGGCGGCAACGCCAACTATCTCATTGACGGTGGAACCGCGCAAAATCTGTTGCAAGGTGTTCCGACGCTTTCCTTCGATCCTCCTATCGAGGCATTGCAGGAGTTCAATCTCGCGCTCAGCAACTATGAAGCCGAGCTCGGTCGCAGCGGCGGTGGTGTGCTGCAGATGACGACTCGCTCCGGAACCAATCATTTCCACGGTTCGGCGTACGAGTACATTCGCAACGATGCAATTCAAGCGACTCCATACTTTGCGACGACCAAGCCGCGCCTTCGTTATAACCTCTTCGGCGCGAGCTTTAGTGGTCCGATCATCCGTGATCGAACGCACTTCTTTTTCACCTATGAAGGTCGTCGTTCGACGAAGTCGACCACGGTGACGGCGAACGTGCCAACGGCTGCGGAACGTGCTGGCGATTTCTCGGCGTTCAGCACAGTAGTGACGAACCCCTACACTGGATTGCAGGCGGTGGGTGATGACGGCACGTTGAACAAGCTGCCATCGAGCGTTCTGGATCCCGTAGGTGTGAAGTTGGCCGCGTTCTTTCCGAACCCAAACGTGAGTGGTGCGGCTGCGAACACGAACAACTACCGCGTGAATGATCCGACGACCGCGATCGTCAATGCCTACACCGGTCGTATCGACCACATTATTGGACCTAACGATCGTCTGTATGGACACTTTCTCGCGCAGGTAGATACCTCGAACACAACTGCCATCTTTCCGACGCCTGGAACGGACTCTTATGGCAATCGGAGCGACAACTACTACTACAACGAGCTCGCTACCTGGATCCATAACTTCAGCCCTTCGGTGATCAACGAACTGCGCGTCACGTTCACGCAGCGCAAGGCCTTGGCTTATTCGCTGGGGGCGAACACAGCACTGGCTGATCAAGTGGGATTGAAGGGAACGGACGCTTCCTTCTTCCCAACGGTTACTCTTTCTGGATTGGCGACACTTGGCTACTCTCAACAAGAGCGCCTACAGGTGCCGATCCTCAGCGACGAATACACCGATCACGTGACATTTGTGCGCGGCAAGCATCAGTTCAAGGCTGGTGTGGAGTGGCGCACCTCGAAGAATTCGGACGTGTATCGTCCTTCAGCAGGCGGCGCCTTCGGCTTCACAAATCTTGGTGTGAGCTCGTCTACGGCGTTGGGCAGTCTTGCCAATCTGCTGATGGGGCGCGTGAATAGCGGCACGCTAAATGACACGCTGCGATTGAACACTACGGCCTATGGTTGGGCTGCGTTCTTTCAGGATGACTGGAGAATCACACCTCGTCTCGTGCTGAATCTTGGCGTTCGCTATGACGTGGACACGCCACGTTGGGAGGATCAAAATCGTCAGAACTCGTTTGATCCAACAACGCTGAATCCCGTGTCAGGAACGCCTGGTGTCATCACGTTCTCAGGACGCAATGGACTGACTCGCTACGCACATCAGTGGGATCTGAACAATGTTGGTCCACGCCTCGGCTTCTCGTACAAGGTAGACGACAACACCGTGGTGCGTGGTGGTGGCGCGATCCTTTACCCCGGTGAATACGATCAGGCGACGCCGATCGTGGCGTACACGGGCTTCTCCAAATCGATCTCCTTGACCTCGACGGATACCGTGAGCGGTACTCCTGCCTTTCTGCTCAAGAACAACGCAACGGATGGCACAGGCAAGGCGTCAGTGCCCACTGATTTGCAGCTCAACTCGTCCTTCGGAGCGGTGACGGTCGGCAGTCAGCCGACACAGGCGCCGGATTACTTCAACAGGAACCGCATCACCGGCTACATCTATCAGAGCAACCTCAACGTGCAGCGTCAGATCACACCGACGCTGCTTGTTGAGGTGGGCTATCTGGGATCCTTCGGTCACCATCTCTCCGCGACGAGTTCGATCAACACCAACCAGGTTGCTCCCGACAAGATGGTGCTCCTTGCGACGACGAGCAATAAGCAAACGTTGCGTCCCTTTCCGCAGTTCAACAACGTGAGCATCCTCGCAAAGGATTACGGTGCCTCAAGCTATAACGGCCTCAACATCGGGATTCAGCGTAGGGCGAAGTCTGGCTTGCAATTTGGTGCGAACTACACATGGTCGAAGTACATCGACAATGTGGATGCTCGTAGCAACGTTGGCCAAACGAGTGGAACAATTACTGACTACTACCATCCTGCGGCGTGGCGTGGACTCTCCGCGAACGATGTCAGGAATCGTCTGATCGCGAACGCGCTCTATAACCTTCCGTTCGGTCGAGGCAAGCTCGTGAACGTCAACTCTCGTTGGCTGGATGAAGTCGTCGGCGGCTGGACACTGGGCGGCATCTTCGAAATTCACTCGGGCTCACCTCTCGAAGTGTATGACGCGACAAACAACACGGGTACGTACTCCGGTGCTGTGAGGCCGAACCTGACGAGTGATCCAAACGCTGTTGCGGCCTCGCGATCGCGCAATGACAAAATCAGCAAATGGTTCAACACTGCGGCTTTTACGGCTAACGCGAACTACACCTTTGGCAACGCTCCGCGCAGCTTCGGCAGTGGTCCAGGAACGACACTGCTCGATGCGTCTCTGTTGAAGGAGTTTGCGCTTGTGAAGAGCACGAAGCTTCAGTTTCGTGCGGAGGCGCTCAACGTGCTGAACCATGCAAACCTTGCAAACCCAAATACAACCTTCGGCAACAGCGCGTTCGGTACGATCTCTGCGCTGCAGGCTGGAGATAATCAATCTCGAGTCTTGCAGTTCGCGCTGCATCTTGCCTTCTAA
- a CDS encoding sulfatase: MESNGSSRRQFVKASAAAAVIANVLGRKASAQSPAAAGKYNIVYLHSHDSGRYLRPYGHNVPTPNIHRLAREGVLFRNMHSACPTCSPSRAALLTGQPSHASGMLGLAHLGWSLHDYRQHILYTLREHGYHSVLAGVQHIAADPKVIGYDEILKHATSSAKDVAPAAAGYIKSRPQQPFFLDVGFFETHREYPAPVDNPDFIQPPAPLPDVPEVRRDMAGFHASARILDRGVGEVLDALESAGLLENTLIISTTDHGIAFPEMKCSLRDTGTGVSLIMRGPAQFSEPKVVDAMLSQVDVFPTICEYLGIPRASWNTGTSFLPVVEGAKAEIHEAIFAEVTYHAAYEPKRSVRTQRWKYIRHFDDRKNIVAPNCDDSLSKTYWMERGWKSLPSVSHEELYDLTFDPQEKNNLIASRESRVHDELPGLRRRLDAWMHETKDPLLLGPVPLAPGGHIMPQDADSPKGLAQYVPKTLR, from the coding sequence ATGGAGTCCAACGGAAGTTCACGTCGCCAGTTTGTGAAGGCATCGGCCGCTGCCGCGGTGATTGCAAACGTGCTTGGTCGCAAAGCATCCGCGCAATCGCCTGCGGCAGCAGGGAAGTACAACATCGTCTATTTGCATTCGCATGATTCAGGACGCTATCTGCGGCCTTACGGGCATAACGTGCCAACGCCGAACATTCATCGTCTGGCGCGAGAGGGCGTTCTGTTCCGCAATATGCATAGCGCATGCCCGACGTGCTCGCCGAGTCGTGCGGCGTTGCTCACGGGGCAGCCCTCTCATGCCTCCGGTATGCTCGGCCTTGCTCACCTTGGCTGGTCTTTGCATGACTACAGACAGCACATCCTCTACACGCTGCGCGAGCATGGCTACCACTCCGTACTCGCGGGGGTGCAGCACATCGCGGCAGATCCGAAGGTGATTGGGTACGACGAGATACTTAAGCACGCAACGAGCAGCGCAAAGGATGTCGCCCCTGCCGCCGCTGGCTACATTAAGAGCCGCCCGCAGCAACCATTCTTCCTCGATGTTGGATTCTTTGAAACGCATCGTGAGTATCCTGCGCCGGTCGACAATCCTGACTTCATCCAGCCACCTGCACCTCTGCCGGACGTGCCGGAAGTTCGCCGCGATATGGCTGGCTTTCATGCCAGCGCGCGCATCCTCGATCGTGGTGTCGGGGAGGTGCTCGACGCGCTGGAGAGCGCTGGGCTTCTGGAGAACACTCTCATTATCAGCACCACCGACCACGGCATTGCCTTCCCCGAGATGAAGTGCAGCTTGCGTGATACTGGCACAGGTGTCTCACTGATCATGCGAGGCCCTGCGCAGTTCTCGGAGCCGAAGGTGGTCGACGCGATGCTTTCGCAGGTCGATGTCTTTCCGACAATTTGTGAGTATCTTGGTATCCCGCGAGCCTCTTGGAACACGGGTACATCCTTTCTGCCGGTTGTTGAGGGCGCGAAGGCTGAGATTCATGAAGCCATCTTCGCGGAGGTGACGTATCACGCAGCGTACGAGCCGAAGCGTTCGGTGCGCACACAGCGGTGGAAGTACATTCGTCATTTCGATGACCGCAAGAACATTGTGGCGCCGAACTGCGATGACAGCTTGAGCAAGACGTACTGGATGGAGCGTGGCTGGAAGTCTTTGCCGAGTGTGTCGCACGAAGAACTTTACGACCTTACGTTCGATCCTCAGGAAAAGAACAATCTGATCGCAAGTAGAGAGTCTCGAGTGCATGACGAATTACCGGGATTGCGTCGTCGCCTTGATGCATGGATGCATGAGACGAAGGATCCGCTCTTGCTGGGGCCCGTGCCCCTCGCTCCCGGCGGACACATCATGCCGCAAGATGCCGATTCACCTAAGGGACTGGCGCAGTATGTCCCGAAAACGCTAAGGTGA